From Anticarsia gemmatalis isolate Benzon Research Colony breed Stoneville strain chromosome 3, ilAntGemm2 primary, whole genome shotgun sequence, one genomic window encodes:
- the LOC142987508 gene encoding uncharacterized protein LOC142987508 isoform X2, which produces MSTFIRCDTMWNTNIWSFLVFLQIFALVTTEPRINSGKNVKNLHEKVRTDPTKHKGGALRSDGVNESGISGEIYNDGLSDEEYDKLSDAGGDDDDDDDDDDDDEGGGGGGGGGDDDDDDDDDEGGGGGDNDDDDDDDDDGGGDDDDKENDGSGFSAGDTFTPLELIPLTKKFKSKLQTPMGQGQGIISKSKSLQDMADSIFSAYFFTTKRIVILRDEDIPGLDALQALALNGEADRRYLVRFIMRTQPRETGEEGKVSNWLRSPRKCRYKLLRKNESKRQQKKRLKREKIRRRQIMQKIKKKMAKNRHLIVNSGLKNKHGVQVRKKPKNRKRARRSRKKDAKREKNKKMRKNFSRRDANKTKCTWEYECKDPHDMDTCFLNAPCLNDTNRIIKAFEEFVPTTDKPEPMPQNLRRMLGIDPIDEDVERIIKNHMLLVKPENVVQGKSRNIENLEEYFNSILLYQDPLKFTKPLRPVTESISASGSASGSGSDDEGKTTSVEGKDPSDEDKAKSSSEKQHGAYYDESSREDGKQGSEKLAFRPYVSQLKELDSESGREAFKKIADSKIRRQAAPRKITPHIVKLKG; this is translated from the exons ATGTCGACTTTCATACGATGTGATACCATGTGGAATACAAATATATGGTCATTCTTAGTATTCCTACAAATATTTGCTCTG GTTACTACAGAGCCACGGATTAATTCAg gtaaaaatgtcaaaaatctGCACGAAAAAGTTCGCACTGACCCAACAAAGCACAAGGGAGGAGCACTCCGCTCTGATGGTGTCAATGAAAGTGGAATAAGTGGTGAAATTTATAATGATGGGTTAAGTGACGAAGAATATGACAAACTCTCGGATGCTGGAGGcgatgatgacgatgacgacgatgatgacgatgatgacgaGGGGGGCGGCGGTGGCGGTGGAGGTGGTGATGAtgacgacgacgacgatgatGACGAGGGTGGTGGGGGTGGTGAtaacgatgatgatgatgatgatgatgatgacggtGGTGGCGACGATGATGATAAAGAAAatg atggGAGCGGGTTCTCGGCTG gtgATACTTTTACTCCTCTAGAACTAATACCACTCACAAAGAAATTTAAATCTAAAC TGCAGACGCCGATGGGAC AGGGTCAAGGAATTATCAGTAAAAGTAAATCGCTACAAGACATGGCGGATTCTATCTTTTCTGCATACt TTTTTACTACGAAAAGGATAGTAATCTTACGAG ACGAGGATATCCCAGGTTTGGACGCACTCCAAGCTTTGGCTTTAAACGGCGAAG CTGATCGCAGGTACCTAGTGAGGTTTATAATGAGGACACAGCCACGTGAAACAGGTGAAGAAG GTAAAGTTAGTAATTGGCTCCGATCACCTAGAAAATGCCGatataaat TGCTAAGGAAGAACGAAAGTAAAAGGCAACAGAAAAAGAGACTGAAAAGGGAGAAAATCAGGAGAagacaaataa TgcaaaagataaaaaagaaaatggcgAAGAATCGGCATTTAATTGTTAATTCTGgactgaaaaataaacatggTGTTCAAGTAAGAAAAAAACCTAAAAACAGGAAGAGGGCCAGACGCTCACGTAAAAAAGACGCTAAACGAGAAAAGAATAAGAAAATGAGAAAGAACTTTTCAAGAAGAG ATGCAAACAAAACCAAGTGCACGTGGGAATATGAATGTAAAGATCCGCATGATATGGACACTTGTTTCTTAAATGCGCCATGTTTGAACGATACTAACAGGATCATTAAAGCATTTGAAG AATTTGTTCCAACTACTGATAAACCGGAACCTATGCCTCAAAATCTCCGAAGGATGT TGGGAATTGACCCAATAGACGAAGATGTTGAGAGAATAA TCAAAAACCACATGTTACTAGTTAAACCAGAAAACGTCGTCCAAG GAAAAAGTAGAAACATAGAAAATTTGGAAGAATACTTTAATAGTATTCTGCTTTATCAAGATCCATTGA AGTTTACAAAACCTTTGCGGCCCGTCACGGAATCAATTTCAGCGTCGGGTAGTGCGTCCGGTAGTGGTTCCGATGATGAAGGAAAAACAACATCTGTAGAAGGAAAGGACCCAAGTGATGAAGACAAAGCAAAGAGCTCGTCAGAGAAACAACATGGTGCCTACTACGATGAAAGTTCCAGAGAAGATGGTAAACAG ggcTCAGAGAAGCTCGCATTTAGACCATACGTCAGCCAGTTAAAGGAATTGGATTCAGAG TCCGGGCgagaagcatttaaaaaaattgctgaCTCGAAGATCAGAAGACAGGCAGCACCACGGAAAATAACGCCGCATATAGTCAAGTTAAAGGGCTAA
- the LOC142987508 gene encoding uncharacterized protein LOC142987508 isoform X1, translating into MSTFIRCDTMWNTNIWSFLVFLQIFALVTTEPRINSGKNVKNLHEKVRTDPTKHKGGALRSDGVNESGISGEIYNDGLSDEEYDKLSDAGGDDDDDDDDDDDDEGGGGGGGGGDDDDDDDDDEGGGGGDNDDDDDDDDDGGGDDDDKENDGSGFSAGDTFTPLELIPLTKKFKSKLQTPMGQGQGIISKSKSLQDMADSIFSAYFFTTKRIVILRDEDIPGLDALQALALNGEVADRRYLVRFIMRTQPRETGEEGKVSNWLRSPRKCRYKLLRKNESKRQQKKRLKREKIRRRQIMQKIKKKMAKNRHLIVNSGLKNKHGVQVRKKPKNRKRARRSRKKDAKREKNKKMRKNFSRRDANKTKCTWEYECKDPHDMDTCFLNAPCLNDTNRIIKAFEEFVPTTDKPEPMPQNLRRMLGIDPIDEDVERIIKNHMLLVKPENVVQGKSRNIENLEEYFNSILLYQDPLKFTKPLRPVTESISASGSASGSGSDDEGKTTSVEGKDPSDEDKAKSSSEKQHGAYYDESSREDGKQGSEKLAFRPYVSQLKELDSESGREAFKKIADSKIRRQAAPRKITPHIVKLKG; encoded by the exons ATGTCGACTTTCATACGATGTGATACCATGTGGAATACAAATATATGGTCATTCTTAGTATTCCTACAAATATTTGCTCTG GTTACTACAGAGCCACGGATTAATTCAg gtaaaaatgtcaaaaatctGCACGAAAAAGTTCGCACTGACCCAACAAAGCACAAGGGAGGAGCACTCCGCTCTGATGGTGTCAATGAAAGTGGAATAAGTGGTGAAATTTATAATGATGGGTTAAGTGACGAAGAATATGACAAACTCTCGGATGCTGGAGGcgatgatgacgatgacgacgatgatgacgatgatgacgaGGGGGGCGGCGGTGGCGGTGGAGGTGGTGATGAtgacgacgacgacgatgatGACGAGGGTGGTGGGGGTGGTGAtaacgatgatgatgatgatgatgatgatgacggtGGTGGCGACGATGATGATAAAGAAAatg atggGAGCGGGTTCTCGGCTG gtgATACTTTTACTCCTCTAGAACTAATACCACTCACAAAGAAATTTAAATCTAAAC TGCAGACGCCGATGGGAC AGGGTCAAGGAATTATCAGTAAAAGTAAATCGCTACAAGACATGGCGGATTCTATCTTTTCTGCATACt TTTTTACTACGAAAAGGATAGTAATCTTACGAG ACGAGGATATCCCAGGTTTGGACGCACTCCAAGCTTTGGCTTTAAACGGCGAAG TAGCTGATCGCAGGTACCTAGTGAGGTTTATAATGAGGACACAGCCACGTGAAACAGGTGAAGAAG GTAAAGTTAGTAATTGGCTCCGATCACCTAGAAAATGCCGatataaat TGCTAAGGAAGAACGAAAGTAAAAGGCAACAGAAAAAGAGACTGAAAAGGGAGAAAATCAGGAGAagacaaataa TgcaaaagataaaaaagaaaatggcgAAGAATCGGCATTTAATTGTTAATTCTGgactgaaaaataaacatggTGTTCAAGTAAGAAAAAAACCTAAAAACAGGAAGAGGGCCAGACGCTCACGTAAAAAAGACGCTAAACGAGAAAAGAATAAGAAAATGAGAAAGAACTTTTCAAGAAGAG ATGCAAACAAAACCAAGTGCACGTGGGAATATGAATGTAAAGATCCGCATGATATGGACACTTGTTTCTTAAATGCGCCATGTTTGAACGATACTAACAGGATCATTAAAGCATTTGAAG AATTTGTTCCAACTACTGATAAACCGGAACCTATGCCTCAAAATCTCCGAAGGATGT TGGGAATTGACCCAATAGACGAAGATGTTGAGAGAATAA TCAAAAACCACATGTTACTAGTTAAACCAGAAAACGTCGTCCAAG GAAAAAGTAGAAACATAGAAAATTTGGAAGAATACTTTAATAGTATTCTGCTTTATCAAGATCCATTGA AGTTTACAAAACCTTTGCGGCCCGTCACGGAATCAATTTCAGCGTCGGGTAGTGCGTCCGGTAGTGGTTCCGATGATGAAGGAAAAACAACATCTGTAGAAGGAAAGGACCCAAGTGATGAAGACAAAGCAAAGAGCTCGTCAGAGAAACAACATGGTGCCTACTACGATGAAAGTTCCAGAGAAGATGGTAAACAG ggcTCAGAGAAGCTCGCATTTAGACCATACGTCAGCCAGTTAAAGGAATTGGATTCAGAG TCCGGGCgagaagcatttaaaaaaattgctgaCTCGAAGATCAGAAGACAGGCAGCACCACGGAAAATAACGCCGCATATAGTCAAGTTAAAGGGCTAA
- the LOC142987508 gene encoding uncharacterized protein LOC142987508 isoform X3, with the protein MSTFIRCDTMWNTNIWSFLVFLQIFALVTTEPRINSGKNVKNLHEKVRTDPTKHKGGALRSDGVNESGISGEIYNDGLSDEEYDKLSDAGGDDDDDDDDDDDDEGGGGGGGGGDDDDDDDDDEGGGGGDNDDDDDDDDDGGGDDDDKENDGSGFSAGDTFTPLELIPLTKKFKSKLQTPMGQGQGIISKSKSLQDMADSIFSAYFFTTKRIVILRDEDIPGLDALQALALNGEVADRRYLVRFIMRTQPRETGEEGKVSNWLRSPRKCRYKLLRKNESKRQQKKRLKREKIRRRQIMQKIKKKMAKNRHLIVNSGLKNKHGVQVRKKPKNRKRARRSRKKDAKREKNKKMRKNFSRRDANKTKCTWEYECKDPHDMDTCFLNAPCLNDTNRIIKAFEEFVPTTDKPEPMPQNLRRMLGIDPIDEDVERIIKNHMLLVKPENVVQGKSRNIENLEEYFNSILLYQDPLKFTKPLRPVTESISASGSASGSGSDDEGKTTSVEGKDPSDEDKAKSSSEKQHGAYYDESSREDGKQGSEKLAFRPYVSQLKELDSEYEYSSPGEKHLKKLLTRRSEDRQHHGK; encoded by the exons ATGTCGACTTTCATACGATGTGATACCATGTGGAATACAAATATATGGTCATTCTTAGTATTCCTACAAATATTTGCTCTG GTTACTACAGAGCCACGGATTAATTCAg gtaaaaatgtcaaaaatctGCACGAAAAAGTTCGCACTGACCCAACAAAGCACAAGGGAGGAGCACTCCGCTCTGATGGTGTCAATGAAAGTGGAATAAGTGGTGAAATTTATAATGATGGGTTAAGTGACGAAGAATATGACAAACTCTCGGATGCTGGAGGcgatgatgacgatgacgacgatgatgacgatgatgacgaGGGGGGCGGCGGTGGCGGTGGAGGTGGTGATGAtgacgacgacgacgatgatGACGAGGGTGGTGGGGGTGGTGAtaacgatgatgatgatgatgatgatgatgacggtGGTGGCGACGATGATGATAAAGAAAatg atggGAGCGGGTTCTCGGCTG gtgATACTTTTACTCCTCTAGAACTAATACCACTCACAAAGAAATTTAAATCTAAAC TGCAGACGCCGATGGGAC AGGGTCAAGGAATTATCAGTAAAAGTAAATCGCTACAAGACATGGCGGATTCTATCTTTTCTGCATACt TTTTTACTACGAAAAGGATAGTAATCTTACGAG ACGAGGATATCCCAGGTTTGGACGCACTCCAAGCTTTGGCTTTAAACGGCGAAG TAGCTGATCGCAGGTACCTAGTGAGGTTTATAATGAGGACACAGCCACGTGAAACAGGTGAAGAAG GTAAAGTTAGTAATTGGCTCCGATCACCTAGAAAATGCCGatataaat TGCTAAGGAAGAACGAAAGTAAAAGGCAACAGAAAAAGAGACTGAAAAGGGAGAAAATCAGGAGAagacaaataa TgcaaaagataaaaaagaaaatggcgAAGAATCGGCATTTAATTGTTAATTCTGgactgaaaaataaacatggTGTTCAAGTAAGAAAAAAACCTAAAAACAGGAAGAGGGCCAGACGCTCACGTAAAAAAGACGCTAAACGAGAAAAGAATAAGAAAATGAGAAAGAACTTTTCAAGAAGAG ATGCAAACAAAACCAAGTGCACGTGGGAATATGAATGTAAAGATCCGCATGATATGGACACTTGTTTCTTAAATGCGCCATGTTTGAACGATACTAACAGGATCATTAAAGCATTTGAAG AATTTGTTCCAACTACTGATAAACCGGAACCTATGCCTCAAAATCTCCGAAGGATGT TGGGAATTGACCCAATAGACGAAGATGTTGAGAGAATAA TCAAAAACCACATGTTACTAGTTAAACCAGAAAACGTCGTCCAAG GAAAAAGTAGAAACATAGAAAATTTGGAAGAATACTTTAATAGTATTCTGCTTTATCAAGATCCATTGA AGTTTACAAAACCTTTGCGGCCCGTCACGGAATCAATTTCAGCGTCGGGTAGTGCGTCCGGTAGTGGTTCCGATGATGAAGGAAAAACAACATCTGTAGAAGGAAAGGACCCAAGTGATGAAGACAAAGCAAAGAGCTCGTCAGAGAAACAACATGGTGCCTACTACGATGAAAGTTCCAGAGAAGATGGTAAACAG ggcTCAGAGAAGCTCGCATTTAGACCATACGTCAGCCAGTTAAAGGAATTGGATTCAGAG tatgaatATTCCAGTCCGGGCgagaagcatttaaaaaaattgctgaCTCGAAGATCAGAAGACAGGCAGCACCACGGAAAATAA